The DNA segment CGAACAGACCGCTGGAATCAATGACCAGACAGCCTGCATTTGTCGCCTCTTCAACCCAGGCCGCCGTGGCCTCAACGCCGGCGACGAAAAAGGCCAGTTGCGCCTGCGTCCAGTCGAACTCGGCCGCATCCTGCACAATCACTGACTTACCACCAAAGCGCAGATGTTCGCCCGCGCTTTCATTACGTGCCAGCGCAAAAATTTCCCCAACCGGGAACTGACGTTCAGCCAGGGTTTCAAGCAACGCTTCGCCAACGGCGCCCGTCGCGCCGAGGACGGCAATATTCCAGCCTTCAGACATGGTGGTTTACTCCAGAAAAGCATAAGCCTCCCTGCCGATTATTCGTCAGGGGGCATTAAGAAGACATTAACGTGTCGGGTGATGAACTGCGTTAAAACCCAGTTTACACAGTAACGCCGCCGCATCTGCGTCGTCGCACATCACATACAGTGAGGACCACTCACGACGCTCGAGGTAATTTTTGCGCAGTTTATCAAATTCACCCGGTATTCCGGCAACGTTGCGCAGCGGCGCATCGTCGCGGCGCACATCATACACCAAATGCACCAGTCTTTTCAGCGTCGGCTGATCCAACGGGCCATGCAGCGTAATGCGGCCAAATTCCGGCGCAGGCAGTAGCGTATCCAGCGCGATATGTTGCTCGCGGCCGATAAACGCGCTCCAGGCTTCAAAGACCTGCGTGGTGCCGCGCGCTTTACCTTCCAGGGTGTAGCCCGCAATGTGCGCGGTGCCAATATCGATCGTGTTCAACAGGTCGACATTCAGGTCCGGCTCGCCTTCCCAGACATCCAGAACCACACTCAGATCCTGTCCGGCGTTAAGACGCGCCAGCAGCGCGGCGTTATCCACCACGGCGCCACGACAGGCATTAATCAGAATAGAGCCCGGTTTCAGACGGGAAATCAGCGCGTCATCGGCCAGATGCAGCGTTTTGTAAGGCCCTTCTTTAAACAGCGGCGTGTGGAAGGTCAGGATATCGGCTTCTTGTACCAGCGCATCAAGCGAACGGAAATCGCCCTCGTCTCCGCGATCCGCACGTGGTGGATCGCATAACAGCGTGCGGATCCCCAGCGCTTCCAGTCGCGCCTGCAGGCGTCCGCCGACGTTACCCACGCCGACAATCCCGACGGTACGATCGCGTAACGCGAATCCGTCACGTTCCGCCAGCATCAGCAGCGCGGAGAAAACATATTCCACCACCGCGATGGCGTTACAGCCGGGCGCCGCTGAAAATCCAATGCCCGCTTGTTTGAGCCACTCCTCATCCACATGGTCAGTGCCCGCGGTTGCGGTACCCACAAACTTGATGGCTTTCCCTTCCAGCAGCGACGCGTTCACTTTGGTGACCGAACGCACCATTAACGCATCGGCATCATCCAGCTCAGCGACAGGGATGGGACGTCCGGGAACCGCTTTGACCTCACCCAGACGACTAAACAATTCGCGGGCATAAGGCATATTTTCATCAACGAGAATTTTCACGTCTGTCGTACCTGTTTGAGAACGAGAGTTAACCGGGCAAGTGTGCCATAATCTGGCCGCCAGGCATACTTTGCTAAGATTGATGGTTTAAGGATAAGTGATGATGCAACCCATTTCCGGTACTCCCGCGCGCCCTCCCGGTGAGGGGCAACCTGCGGTTTCCACGGCGGGCGAACAACCGCTCTCCACGCAACAGCGGACCGTACTGGAACGCCTGATAACGCGCCTGATTTCACTGACGCAACAGCAAAGTGCGGAAGTGTGGGC comes from the Citrobacter amalonaticus genome and includes:
- the pdxB gene encoding 4-phosphoerythronate dehydrogenase PdxB, whose amino-acid sequence is MKILVDENMPYARELFSRLGEVKAVPGRPIPVAELDDADALMVRSVTKVNASLLEGKAIKFVGTATAGTDHVDEEWLKQAGIGFSAAPGCNAIAVVEYVFSALLMLAERDGFALRDRTVGIVGVGNVGGRLQARLEALGIRTLLCDPPRADRGDEGDFRSLDALVQEADILTFHTPLFKEGPYKTLHLADDALISRLKPGSILINACRGAVVDNAALLARLNAGQDLSVVLDVWEGEPDLNVDLLNTIDIGTAHIAGYTLEGKARGTTQVFEAWSAFIGREQHIALDTLLPAPEFGRITLHGPLDQPTLKRLVHLVYDVRRDDAPLRNVAGIPGEFDKLRKNYLERREWSSLYVMCDDADAAALLCKLGFNAVHHPTR